The stretch of DNA ATGTACGAAACTATGATTTTACTCCTTTATTATACGACCATTTATTTCAGTTAGTAGATCCAGAGAAATCATTTGCTTCGGCTGGTTATTCACAACAAGTTTTAGGTAGAATAGACGGTGCTAATAGCGAGGGACTCGTAATTGGACTTCATTTTGTAAGTTATACTGAATATCAAATTGGAATTTCTGCGTGGACAGCAATACGAATGGTATTGGATACATGTTCTAGCACTAGTCAGGCGGTGAACATGTTAAAAGAGATACCACATGCCGCTTGCTATAATTTTTCCATTGGCGATAAGTCTGGAGATATAGCTGTTGTTGAAGCTAGTCCAAATAAAGTGGTAATGCGTGAACACAATAGCTACCTTACTTGTGTAAATCACTTTCAAAACCAAGATTTGCATCAAAAAAATAGACAGCATATAGAGTTTTCCGAGAAAAGAAATATGCATATGCAAGAGTTGAACAAACAAGGATTTTCCGAGAAGCAAATGTTTGAACAATTTAAAGATAGCCATTCTCCGCTATTCTTTAAAAACTATGATGATTTCTTTGGGACCCTCCACACCTTTAGTTATTCTTTTCATGATTCAAAGGTAACTACTTGTTTGGCACAAGGTGATAATGTAGTATCTTTTTATTTAAAGAATTGGGCTAATGGTGAAGCGATACCAGAATCCATCATGTCTGGAAAAATTGAAAGGGAAAGCATATGATCAAAGAGATAACGTTAGGTGAAGCTAGAGTAGCTACTTTGCTTGCTTGTAAATTATATACAAGTCACACTGTTAACGAATTAGAAAAAGAAATGGAACTACTCATTGAGGATGACAATGCTGCTATCTTACTTGCTTATCATAGCAATGAAGCAATTGGATTTGCGCAATGTCAGCTTCGAGTTGATTATG from Oceanobacillus iheyensis HTE831 encodes:
- a CDS encoding C45 family autoproteolytic acyltransferase/hydolase, with the protein product MSESYEVDIFQCRGSSFDIGYSIGKQLKNNNIVNVYKEKMKPTIDIANMESIFTTFAPHLIEELKGISEGLDISYKEAAAIFSGYDIPKIDTMGCSATITNEYYVRNYDFTPLLYDHLFQLVDPEKSFASAGYSQQVLGRIDGANSEGLVIGLHFVSYTEYQIGISAWTAIRMVLDTCSSTSQAVNMLKEIPHAACYNFSIGDKSGDIAVVEASPNKVVMREHNSYLTCVNHFQNQDLHQKNRQHIEFSEKRNMHMQELNKQGFSEKQMFEQFKDSHSPLFFKNYDDFFGTLHTFSYSFHDSKVTTCLAQGDNVVSFYLKNWANGEAIPESIMSGKIERESI